One Microcebus murinus isolate Inina chromosome 10, M.murinus_Inina_mat1.0, whole genome shotgun sequence DNA segment encodes these proteins:
- the USP44 gene encoding ubiquitin carboxyl-terminal hydrolase 44, protein MLIMDKCKHVGQLQIAQDHSILNPQKWHCVDCNTTESIWACLSCSHVACGRYIEEHALKHFQESSHPVALEVNEMYVFCYLCDDYVLNDNATGDLKLLRSTLSAIKSQNYHCTTRSGRVLRSMGTSDDSYFLHDGAQSLLQNEDQMYTALWHRRRMLMGKIFRMWFEQSPIGRKRQEEQFQEKIVAKREVKKRRQELEDQVKAELESMPPRKSLRLQGLAQSTTIEIVPVQVPPQPPASPARDEVVSTSEDVGLKKISDSSVKRRPIVTPGVTGLRNLGNTCYMNSVLQVLSHLLIFRQCFLKLDLNQWLAVTASDKTRSSCKHLPVTDTVVYQMNECQEKDTGFVRSKHSSLSSGLSGGASKSRKMELIQPREPSSQYISLCHELHTLFQVMWSGKWALVSPFAMLHSVWRLIPAFRGYAQQDAQEFLCELLDKIQHELETTGTSLPALIPTSQRKLIKQVLNVVNNIFHGQLLSQVTCLACDNKSNTIEPFWDLSLEFPERYQCSGKDIASQPCLVTEMLAKFTETEALEGKIYVCDQCNSKRRRFSSKPVVLTEAQKQLMICHLPQVLRLHLKRFRWSGRNNREKIGVHVGFEEILNMEPYCCRETLKSLRPECFIYDLSAVVMHHGKGFGSGHYTAYCYNSEGGFWVHCNDSKLSMCTMDEVCKAQAYILFYTQRVTENGHSKLLPPELLSGSQHSSEEADTSSNETFS, encoded by the exons atgttaataatggaTAAGTGCAAACACGTTGGGCAGTTGCAAATTGCTCAAGACCATTCCATTCTCAACCCTCAGAAATGGCATTGTGTGGACTGCAATACAACTGAGTCGATTTGGGCTTGCCTTAGCTGTTCCCATGTTGCCTGTGGAAGATATATTGAAGAGCATGCGCTCAAGCACTTTCAAGAAAGCAGTCATCCTGTTGCATTGGAGGTGAATGAGATGTATGTTTTTTGTTACCTTTGTGATGATTATGTTCTTAATGATAATGCAACCGGAGACCTGAAGTTACTACGAAGTACATTAAGTGCAATCAAAAGTCAGAATTACCACTGCACCACTCGTAGTGGAAGGGTTTTACGGTCTATGGGTACAAGTGATGATTCTTATTTCTTACATGATGGCGCCCAATCTCTGCTTCAAAATGAAGATCAAATGTATACTGCTCTTTGGCACAGGAGAAGGATGCTAATGGGTAAAATCTTTAGAATGTGGTTTGAACAATCACCCATTGGAAGAAAAAGGCAAGAAGAACAATTTCAGGAAAAGATAGTAGCAAAGAGAGAAGTGAAGAAAAGACGGCAAGAACTAGAGGATCAAGTTAAAGCAGAATTGGAAAGTATGCCTCCAAGAAAGAGTTTACGTTTGCAAGGTCTAGCTCAGTCCACCACAATAGAAATAGTTCCTGTTCAAGTACCACCACAACCTCCAGCATCACCAGCAAGAGATGAAGTAGTATCTACCTCAGAAGACGTAGgacttaaaaaaatcagtgacTCCTCAGTTAAACGAAGGCCAATAGTAACTCCTGGTGTAACAGGATTGAGAAATTTGGGAAATACTTGCTATATGAATTCTGTTCTTCAGGTATTaagtcatttacttatttttcgaCAATGTTTTTTAAAGCTTGATCTGAACCAATGGCTGGCCGTGACTGCAAGTGATAAGACAAGATCTTCTTGTAAGCATCTACCAGTTACAGATACAGTAGtatatcaaatgaatgaatgccaaGAAAAAGATACAGGTTTTGTTCGGTCTAAACATTCAAGTTTGTCATCAGGACTAAGTGGTGGGGcatcaaaaagcagaaaaatggagCTTATTCAGCCAAGAGAGCCAAGTTCACAATACATTTCTCTTTGTCATGAATTGCATACTTTGTTCCAAGTCATGTGGTCTGGAAAGTGGGCCTTGGTCTCACCATTTGCTATGCTACACTCGGTGTGGAGACTAATTCCTGCTTTTCGTGGTTATGCCCAACAAGATGCTCAGGAATTTCTTTGTGAACTGTTGGATAAAATACAACATGAACTAGAGACAACTGGTACCAGTTTACCAGCTCTTATCCCTACTTCTCAAAGGAAACTTATCAAACAAGTTCTGAATGttgtaaataacatttttcatgGACAACTTCTTAGTCag gtTACATGTCTTGCATGTGACAACAAATCAAATACCATAGAACCTTTCTGGGACTTGTCACTGGAATTTCCAGAAAGATACCAATGCAGTGGGAAAGATATTGCTTCCCAGCCATGTCTGGTTACTGAAATGTTGGCCAAATTTACAGAAACTGAAGCTTTAGAAGGGAAAATCTATGTATGTGACCAGTGTAACT CAAAACGTAGAAGGTTTTCTTCAAAACCAGTTGTACTCACAGAAGCCCAGAAACAGCTTATGATATGCCACCTACCTCAGGTTCTCAGACTACACCTCAAACGATTCAg GTGGTCAGGACGTAATAACCGAGAGAAGATTGGTGTTCATGTTGGCTTCGAAGAAATCTTAAACATGGAGCCCTATTGCTGCAGGGAGACCCTGAAATCCCTCAGACCAGAATGCTTTATCTATGACTTATCTGCTGTAGTAATGCACCACGGGAAAGGATTTGGCTCAGGACACTATACTGCCTACTGCTATAATTCTGAAGGAG GGTTCTGGGTACACTGCAATGATTCCAAGCTAAGCATGTGCACTATGGATGAAGTATGCAAGGCCCAAGCTTATATCTTGTTTTATACTCAACGAGTTACTGAGAATGGACATTCTAAACTCTTGCCTCCAGAGCTCCTGTCTGGTAGCCAGCATTCCAGTGAAGAAGCTGATACCTCTTCTAACGAAACCTTTAGCTGA